Proteins encoded in a region of the Veillonella parvula genome:
- a CDS encoding branched-chain amino acid ABC transporter permease gives MFLQQLVNGLTLGSLYAVLAIGLTLVFGVLNIINMAHGGIFMIGAFVGLFMVTVFDVNIFVALIVAMAVGAILGYLLEFVALRPLRKKKVSHLAPLISTIGVSIFLESLALLLWGPQTRSFPPDYIGGLIDFGAFKISMVQIIGLGVSIVLMLILNIVIKKTKIGKAIRAVSMSTETAALLGINPTMIISVTVMIASALGAAAGVLVGLSFNAIEPTMGVIIGFKGLAVLILGGLGNITGAMVGGFILGVAEIFSVAYGASTFRDAVAFGLIILLLFWRPQGLFGSKDKGGRP, from the coding sequence GTGTTTTTACAACAATTAGTTAACGGGTTAACCCTCGGTAGCTTATATGCTGTACTCGCTATTGGCTTAACACTAGTGTTCGGTGTTTTGAATATTATCAACATGGCTCACGGAGGCATCTTTATGATAGGTGCCTTCGTTGGTCTTTTTATGGTAACTGTTTTTGACGTTAACATTTTTGTAGCCCTTATCGTAGCTATGGCTGTCGGTGCTATCCTTGGTTATCTTTTAGAATTTGTGGCGCTTCGTCCACTTCGTAAGAAAAAGGTGTCTCACTTGGCACCACTTATTAGTACCATTGGTGTTTCTATTTTCCTTGAAAGTTTGGCATTATTGCTTTGGGGCCCTCAAACTAGATCGTTCCCACCAGACTATATTGGTGGCCTAATCGACTTTGGAGCTTTCAAAATTTCCATGGTACAAATTATTGGCTTAGGCGTTTCTATTGTTTTAATGCTGATTCTTAATATAGTTATTAAGAAAACTAAGATTGGTAAGGCTATTCGCGCTGTATCTATGAGTACGGAAACAGCAGCTCTCTTGGGTATTAATCCAACAATGATTATATCTGTTACAGTTATGATTGCATCTGCTTTAGGTGCTGCTGCAGGCGTGTTGGTAGGCTTGTCCTTTAATGCTATTGAGCCTACGATGGGGGTTATTATAGGCTTTAAAGGCCTTGCAGTACTTATCTTAGGTGGCCTTGGTAATATTACAGGTGCCATGGTTGGCGGCTTCATTTTAGGCGTAGCAGAAATCTTCTCTGTTGCATATGGCGCATCTACATTCCGTGATGCTGTGGCCTTTGGTCTCATCATCCTATTATTATTCTGGCGCCCACAAGGCTTGTTTGGATCTAAAGATAAAGGGGGGAGACCATAA
- a CDS encoding GumC family protein: MEQIIDLKEVGRVLIKKRRKIINITVACMVLGGAYAFLAPSTYQSTSMLRIKQAQGLSNSVLSSANAYSDSMSRQLMNTDAEILKSRNVVEPVITAIEDPEGTGNAPTYEDFVKTRIETKPYKETELLQVSVTGKSPEQAQEANQLLIDTFLKRLAEISHVEQRTTREFLQKRVVTAKSELEQAENKLQQFQVDNKVYSTADQMKGLTDKITLIDREKAQNQLDLETAQAALGSINEQLGSAGKSIADSATVQAYKGQLADLESRKASYIGKYTDEHPAMKEINQQIEEAKSGLNAEINAIASQQAPSSNSAQQGLLADKFKNEAALAVAQGKQSTLAELDKANEEAIKGLPEKERGYIQAKRDVDVAQDIYQMLSTRLEEAKVAEVMVPNEVQIVDAPTLPEKAIAPRKVLILLGAAILGVLFGCLYTLVQFFGNRKVQSVQEINDILGIQNLGVIPNHKEVEYEEPSNRFVALLRKVRG; encoded by the coding sequence GTGGAACAAATTATTGATTTAAAAGAGGTGGGCAGAGTCCTCATTAAAAAGCGCCGTAAAATTATTAATATTACGGTAGCATGTATGGTTTTAGGTGGTGCGTATGCCTTTCTTGCACCATCTACATATCAATCTACATCGATGTTGCGCATTAAACAAGCTCAAGGTTTGAGCAATTCTGTATTATCTAGTGCTAATGCCTATTCTGATTCTATGTCTCGTCAATTGATGAACACAGATGCAGAAATTTTAAAAAGTCGTAATGTAGTAGAGCCAGTAATTACTGCTATAGAAGATCCTGAAGGTACTGGTAATGCGCCAACATATGAAGATTTTGTTAAAACTCGCATTGAAACTAAACCGTATAAAGAAACCGAGTTATTACAAGTAAGCGTAACTGGTAAGAGTCCTGAGCAAGCACAAGAAGCTAATCAATTACTTATTGATACCTTCTTAAAACGTCTTGCCGAAATTTCTCATGTTGAACAACGAACTACTCGTGAATTCTTACAAAAACGCGTTGTTACTGCGAAATCTGAATTAGAGCAAGCAGAAAATAAATTGCAACAATTCCAAGTAGATAATAAGGTGTACTCTACAGCTGATCAGATGAAAGGCTTAACTGATAAGATTACTCTAATTGATCGTGAGAAGGCTCAAAATCAACTCGATTTAGAAACGGCACAAGCTGCACTTGGCAGTATCAATGAGCAATTAGGTTCTGCAGGTAAAAGCATCGCTGATAGTGCTACGGTTCAAGCCTACAAGGGTCAGTTAGCAGATTTAGAATCTCGTAAAGCTTCTTATATTGGTAAATATACTGATGAACATCCTGCGATGAAAGAAATTAATCAACAAATTGAAGAAGCTAAAAGTGGTCTAAATGCTGAAATCAACGCTATTGCCTCTCAACAAGCACCTTCAAGCAACTCTGCACAACAAGGATTGCTAGCGGATAAGTTCAAAAATGAAGCCGCTTTAGCTGTAGCTCAAGGTAAACAATCTACATTAGCTGAGTTAGATAAAGCAAACGAAGAAGCTATAAAGGGATTACCTGAAAAAGAACGCGGTTATATCCAAGCAAAACGTGATGTAGATGTGGCACAAGATATCTATCAAATGCTATCCACTCGCTTAGAAGAAGCGAAGGTAGCAGAGGTTATGGTACCAAATGAAGTTCAAATCGTAGATGCTCCAACATTACCAGAAAAAGCAATTGCGCCGCGTAAAGTACTTATTTTATTAGGCGCTGCCATTTTAGGGGTCCTCTTTGGTTGTCTCTATACATTGGTCCAATTCTTCGGTAATCGAAAAGTCCAATCTGTACAAGAGATTAATGACATCCTTGGCATTCAAAACTTGGGCGTGATTCCAAATCATAAAGAAGTAGAATACGAAGAGCCTAGTAATCGTTTCGTAGCATTGTTGCGCAAAGTGAGAGGTTAA
- a CDS encoding ABC transporter ATP-binding protein: MLLELNDVSKSFGGVAALTGVSFGVKQGEVFGVIGPNGAGKTTLFNLITGVFPVSSGEIVFDGMSAVGIKPHRTVEMGIARTFQNIRLFGNMTALETVLTGMHCRTGSGFLSSFLKTKRQRIEEERCRGIAYEFLKLVGLEEDAEEVATSLPYGKQRRLEIARALATHPQLILLDEPAAGMNDSETEVLRQLIGKIRDLGITVVVIEHAMELMMNICDRLVVLNFGKKIAEGTPQEIQNNEAVIEAYLGKEEV, from the coding sequence ATGCTATTAGAATTAAATGACGTAAGTAAAAGCTTTGGTGGCGTTGCAGCCCTCACAGGAGTATCTTTTGGCGTTAAACAAGGTGAAGTATTTGGTGTTATTGGTCCAAATGGTGCTGGTAAGACGACACTGTTCAACTTGATTACAGGTGTATTCCCAGTAAGTTCGGGCGAAATTGTTTTTGATGGTATGTCTGCTGTAGGGATTAAGCCTCATAGAACTGTTGAAATGGGTATTGCTCGTACATTCCAAAATATTCGTCTCTTTGGCAATATGACAGCTCTTGAAACTGTATTAACCGGTATGCATTGTCGCACTGGCTCTGGATTCCTATCTAGCTTCTTGAAAACAAAACGTCAACGTATTGAAGAAGAACGTTGCCGTGGTATTGCCTATGAGTTTTTAAAGCTTGTAGGGCTTGAAGAAGATGCGGAAGAGGTTGCCACATCATTACCGTATGGTAAGCAACGTCGTCTTGAAATTGCCCGTGCCTTAGCGACACATCCTCAGTTAATCTTGCTTGATGAACCGGCAGCCGGTATGAATGATAGTGAAACTGAAGTTTTGCGTCAATTGATTGGCAAGATTCGTGATCTAGGTATTACCGTTGTGGTTATTGAACATGCCATGGAATTGATGATGAATATCTGTGATCGTTTGGTAGTACTTAACTTTGGCAAGAAAATTGCTGAAGGTACACCTCAAGAAATTCAAAATAATGAAGCTGTAATTGAAGCATACTTAGGTAAAGAAGAGGTGTAA
- a CDS encoding polysaccharide biosynthesis/export family protein: MKKKQYMMMATFLCTTTMAMAAPVNINTNQPYNAKNVQMEGHAPLENSASVISSDKEYRLRQGDELNIQVVQQAELGTRNGNDIVYTVRPDGYVSFPMVGAVKADGLTVDEFTAELQQGLSRYIINPDITVNVSKLGGVRVYVFGEINKPGAYTLTKSSTVIDAIGAAGSFNWDTAKKKIYLIHQDNPEKPIPINLNRILQTGDMSENYIMREGDILYLTKNSRINFARDIAPILTGAYMVSRIGKD; this comes from the coding sequence ATGAAGAAGAAACAGTATATGATGATGGCTACATTCTTATGTACTACAACAATGGCTATGGCTGCACCAGTTAATATAAATACTAATCAGCCTTATAATGCTAAGAATGTACAAATGGAAGGCCATGCACCATTGGAAAATAGTGCATCTGTAATTAGCTCTGATAAAGAATATCGTCTGCGTCAAGGCGATGAACTGAATATTCAAGTGGTTCAGCAGGCAGAGCTTGGTACGCGTAATGGTAATGACATTGTGTATACTGTCAGACCAGATGGATATGTATCGTTTCCTATGGTTGGTGCTGTAAAAGCAGATGGCTTAACTGTAGATGAATTTACAGCTGAATTACAGCAAGGTTTGTCTCGTTATATCATTAATCCTGATATCACAGTAAATGTATCGAAATTGGGCGGTGTTCGCGTATATGTATTTGGTGAAATTAATAAGCCTGGCGCCTATACGTTGACTAAATCTAGTACAGTTATTGATGCGATTGGGGCTGCAGGTAGTTTTAACTGGGATACAGCAAAGAAGAAAATTTACTTGATTCATCAAGATAATCCAGAGAAACCGATTCCTATCAATTTAAATCGTATTTTACAAACTGGAGATATGTCTGAAAACTACATCATGCGTGAAGGTGATATTCTTTACTTAACTAAGAATAGTCGTATCAACTTTGCTCGTGATATTGCTCCAATCTTAACAGGGGCTTATATGGTATCACGAATAGGTAAGGATTAA
- a CDS encoding branched-chain amino acid ABC transporter permease, translating to MDLLNPYYLQIVMFFIINAIMGISIYFTLASGQLSLGAAGFMSVGAYVGAILSLKADLPIVLGIIIGGLVASLVAVIIGLPTTRLRGLYLAIATLGFGEVVRVIFLNLDITNGALGLSGIPSIPQELTNLAYELDIDGLMGIDAVAWGNLMAIIILLAILVLIIAFCVRINNSRVGRAFAAIKADDHAAELMGINVVYYKMMAFIIGAFIAGIGGGLYAHITNFINPTDFSYHKVVQILLFPVFGGSNVVWGSVLGSFILTLLPEVLRFLSDYRDIIYGALLVILMAVRPDGILTESMVDKISRKLGFKKAPYIPESQVLTERFEAYKRKQQEEKQG from the coding sequence ATGGATTTATTGAACCCGTATTATCTACAGATCGTGATGTTTTTCATCATCAATGCCATCATGGGTATTTCAATTTATTTCACACTTGCAAGTGGTCAGCTTTCTTTAGGGGCTGCTGGCTTTATGAGCGTTGGTGCATATGTAGGCGCTATCCTTTCTTTGAAAGCTGATTTGCCTATCGTTTTAGGCATTATCATTGGTGGCTTAGTTGCTAGCCTTGTAGCCGTTATTATCGGTTTACCAACAACACGTCTTCGCGGATTATATCTTGCCATTGCTACTCTTGGTTTTGGCGAAGTTGTGCGTGTTATTTTCTTGAACTTGGATATTACTAATGGTGCATTAGGCCTTTCTGGTATTCCATCCATTCCTCAAGAATTAACAAACTTAGCCTATGAACTTGATATCGATGGTTTAATGGGCATTGATGCTGTTGCATGGGGCAATCTAATGGCTATCATTATTTTGTTAGCTATTTTAGTATTGATTATTGCCTTTTGTGTACGAATCAATAATAGTCGTGTGGGCCGTGCCTTTGCAGCGATTAAGGCTGATGATCATGCAGCAGAATTGATGGGGATTAACGTTGTATACTATAAGATGATGGCCTTTATCATTGGTGCTTTCATCGCTGGTATTGGCGGTGGTTTGTATGCGCATATTACAAACTTTATCAATCCTACAGACTTTAGTTACCATAAGGTAGTACAAATCTTATTATTCCCTGTATTTGGTGGTTCTAATGTAGTATGGGGTTCCGTATTAGGTTCCTTTATTCTTACATTATTGCCAGAAGTATTGCGTTTCTTATCCGATTATCGGGACATCATCTATGGTGCATTACTAGTCATTTTGATGGCAGTTCGTCCAGATGGTATTCTGACAGAATCGATGGTAGACAAAATTAGTCGCAAATTAGGCTTTAAAAAGGCTCCATATATTCCTGAATCACAAGTGTTGACAGAACGTTTTGAAGCATATAAACGCAAACAACAAGAAGAAAAACAAGGATAG
- a CDS encoding ABC transporter substrate-binding protein yields MNKSMLKKAAIFGLAGVMAVAAGCGSNKDAGNANSNEAKIALLTTTTGGAAAYGESIKAGAELAVSEINADANAVKINLLVEDTKGDKNEAINAMNKVISKDKVVAVIGPMLSGEMMAAGPVANKSKIVALGTSTTAEGITDIGDYIFRNAVPESLAVDTAIKEAHKTLGFKTAAIMYSNNNDQMVSVNNTARKALESEGVQIVDTETFADKDTDFSAQLTKIQQAKPDVIVVASLYQEGALIMKKMREMGMNQPVVGSNGFNSPQFIKIAGDAANGVIVGTPWFPNKDDQKVKDFRKAYKDKYGKEPDQFAAQAYDAVYLYEAALKKAGSTTDREKFREALKNIADFVGVTGQFKFNEKRDPSMEVQVLQIKNGQFDALTK; encoded by the coding sequence ATGAATAAATCCATGTTAAAAAAAGCAGCCATTTTTGGCCTTGCTGGTGTAATGGCAGTTGCTGCTGGTTGTGGCAGTAATAAAGATGCAGGTAATGCAAATAGCAATGAAGCTAAAATCGCATTGTTGACAACAACAACTGGTGGTGCAGCCGCATATGGTGAGTCCATTAAAGCTGGTGCAGAATTGGCAGTAAGCGAAATTAACGCTGATGCAAATGCTGTAAAAATTAACTTATTAGTAGAAGATACTAAAGGTGATAAAAACGAAGCAATTAATGCAATGAATAAAGTAATTTCTAAGGATAAAGTTGTAGCTGTTATCGGCCCAATGTTATCTGGTGAAATGATGGCAGCTGGTCCTGTAGCAAACAAAAGTAAAATCGTAGCTCTTGGTACATCTACAACTGCTGAAGGTATTACAGATATCGGCGATTACATTTTCCGTAATGCTGTACCTGAATCCTTGGCAGTAGATACTGCAATTAAAGAAGCACATAAAACTTTAGGCTTCAAAACTGCAGCTATTATGTACTCCAATAATAATGACCAAATGGTATCTGTAAATAATACAGCTCGTAAAGCATTGGAATCTGAAGGCGTACAAATCGTTGATACTGAAACATTTGCAGATAAAGATACTGATTTCTCTGCACAATTAACTAAGATTCAACAAGCAAAACCTGATGTTATCGTAGTTGCTTCTCTTTACCAAGAAGGCGCATTAATCATGAAAAAAATGCGTGAAATGGGTATGAATCAACCTGTAGTTGGTTCCAATGGCTTCAATAGCCCACAATTTATTAAAATTGCTGGCGATGCTGCTAATGGTGTTATTGTTGGTACGCCATGGTTCCCTAATAAAGACGATCAAAAGGTAAAAGACTTCCGTAAAGCTTATAAAGATAAATACGGTAAAGAACCAGACCAATTCGCAGCTCAAGCTTATGATGCGGTATACCTCTATGAAGCAGCTTTGAAAAAAGCCGGCTCCACAACAGATCGCGAAAAATTCCGAGAAGCATTGAAAAATATTGCTGACTTCGTTGGTGTAACTGGTCAATTCAAGTTCAACGAAAAGCGCGATCCTTCCATGGAAGTTCAAGTATTACAAATTAAAAACGGTCAATTTGACGCATTAACAAAATAA
- a CDS encoding ABC transporter ATP-binding protein translates to MLKLENIVAGYGHITALKDISLEVPQGSIVSLIGANGAGKTTTMKTIMGLVKPTSGRVIFEGQDITSRQTHQVVQNGISLVPEGRQILQDMSVYENLEMGAYTRKDKEIEADIKKVFKRFPILDERSYQLGGTLSGGQQQMLAIGRALMARPKLLLLDEPSMGLAPLVVNEIFETIKEISADGTTVLLVEQNVRQALKIADYAYVLETGKMVLSGSADEVRHNPRVMEAYLGGRVE, encoded by the coding sequence ATGTTAAAACTAGAAAATATTGTGGCTGGTTATGGACATATTACAGCCCTAAAAGATATAAGCCTAGAGGTTCCACAAGGTTCGATTGTATCTCTTATTGGTGCTAATGGTGCTGGTAAGACTACTACGATGAAGACTATTATGGGACTTGTAAAACCCACATCTGGTCGAGTGATTTTTGAAGGTCAAGATATTACGAGTCGTCAAACTCATCAAGTTGTACAGAATGGTATCTCTTTAGTTCCTGAAGGGCGTCAAATACTACAAGATATGAGTGTTTATGAGAACCTTGAAATGGGTGCTTATACACGTAAAGATAAAGAAATCGAAGCAGATATCAAAAAGGTATTTAAACGATTCCCTATTCTTGATGAACGAAGCTATCAATTGGGTGGTACTTTATCTGGTGGTCAACAGCAAATGCTAGCTATTGGCCGTGCACTTATGGCTCGTCCAAAGTTGTTATTACTAGACGAACCATCTATGGGGCTTGCGCCTTTAGTAGTAAATGAGATTTTTGAAACCATTAAAGAAATTAGTGCCGATGGAACAACAGTTCTTTTAGTAGAACAAAATGTACGTCAAGCATTGAAGATTGCTGATTATGCGTATGTTTTAGAGACTGGTAAAATGGTATTATCTGGATCTGCTGATGAAGTTCGCCATAATCCTCGTGTTATGGAAGCTTATTTAGGCGGTCGTGTTGAATAA
- a CDS encoding ATP-binding cassette domain-containing protein yields MERIRMIGLGKSFGVRQVFSNVSFELKEGDRLALVGPNGAGKSTLLKCILGYEELDEGNVVKSPVASIGYLQQDVNLGDDSLATEIEKAWADVHALEKQLKELTSRLESEEASESDLQRLDYLQNRLEWLGGYDYEQKTKRIVYGLGFTDDDLDKPANAFSGGQKTRINLAKALVRSPDFLFLDEPTNHLDMDMLEWLEGYLSAYQGGILIVSHDRYFLDRIVTGVVELDNHKATTYRGNYSRYIQQRDERLKADMVAYEKQQEYIKKTEAYIDKYRAGIKSKMARGRQSQLNRLERLEAPVTSHHLQFSFPPAAMSADKVLVLDRLSVGYGESRIINDISLVVRRGESVALIGPNGAGKSTLVKTIVGELFPENGHVDIGNRVQVGYFSQEHEELHDSWQVVEEIMNHFNYSEDKARNVLGSFLFKGDDVFKLVGELSGGERARLALLKLFLQGDNFLILDEPTNHLDIPTREIVERALQQFEGTCFIISHDRYFLDQVSTKTVILDEGKITEYLGNYSYYKEKLKEKEDLLALANEKNSERSKRDSKATPTNESMLSASETIEENQKKPNAYMVEKQLAEVEAEIARLEATMKMYEVQLANPVVQQDLDEMSKISIQIEETQTELDSLYEKWERLCE; encoded by the coding sequence ATGGAACGCATTCGAATGATAGGCCTTGGAAAATCGTTTGGAGTGCGCCAAGTATTTTCCAATGTGTCCTTTGAGTTAAAAGAAGGGGATCGACTCGCCTTGGTAGGCCCTAATGGGGCTGGAAAATCTACCTTGTTAAAGTGCATATTAGGCTATGAAGAGCTGGATGAAGGTAATGTAGTCAAGTCGCCTGTTGCTAGTATTGGCTATTTACAACAAGATGTAAATCTGGGGGATGATAGCCTTGCTACGGAAATAGAAAAGGCTTGGGCCGATGTTCATGCATTGGAAAAACAATTAAAAGAACTCACTAGTCGATTGGAATCTGAAGAGGCTAGCGAATCGGATTTACAACGCTTAGATTATTTACAGAATCGTCTAGAATGGTTAGGCGGGTATGACTACGAGCAAAAGACAAAGCGCATAGTCTATGGTCTTGGTTTTACTGACGATGACTTAGATAAGCCGGCTAATGCATTTTCAGGTGGTCAAAAAACACGTATTAACTTAGCTAAAGCATTAGTACGTAGTCCCGATTTTTTATTCTTAGACGAACCAACTAACCATTTAGATATGGATATGCTGGAGTGGTTAGAGGGGTACCTATCTGCCTATCAGGGTGGAATTCTCATTGTAAGTCATGACCGGTATTTTTTAGACCGTATTGTCACAGGTGTTGTAGAGTTAGATAATCATAAGGCTACAACCTATCGCGGTAACTATAGTCGGTATATTCAACAACGGGATGAACGCTTAAAGGCAGATATGGTGGCTTATGAAAAACAACAGGAGTACATTAAGAAAACAGAGGCTTATATAGATAAATACCGTGCTGGTATCAAGTCTAAAATGGCTCGTGGTCGTCAGTCCCAACTTAATCGATTAGAACGTCTAGAGGCACCTGTTACTTCACATCATTTACAATTTTCGTTCCCTCCTGCAGCAATGAGTGCCGATAAGGTTTTAGTACTAGATCGCTTATCTGTAGGATATGGTGAAAGTCGTATTATTAATGATATCTCTCTTGTTGTTCGACGTGGTGAATCCGTAGCACTTATCGGGCCTAATGGAGCTGGTAAGTCTACACTGGTGAAAACTATTGTAGGAGAATTATTCCCTGAAAATGGTCATGTAGATATTGGCAATCGGGTACAAGTGGGTTACTTCTCACAAGAGCACGAAGAGTTGCACGATTCTTGGCAGGTAGTAGAAGAGATTATGAATCACTTTAACTACAGTGAGGATAAGGCGCGTAATGTGCTTGGGTCGTTCTTATTTAAAGGTGATGATGTATTTAAGCTAGTAGGTGAATTATCTGGTGGTGAGCGCGCTCGTTTAGCTTTGCTTAAGTTATTTCTTCAAGGCGATAATTTCCTAATTTTAGATGAACCGACAAACCATTTAGATATTCCTACACGAGAAATCGTAGAAAGAGCATTACAACAATTTGAAGGGACTTGCTTTATTATTTCTCATGATAGATACTTCTTAGATCAAGTTTCTACAAAAACAGTAATTCTAGATGAAGGTAAAATTACAGAGTACCTCGGTAATTATTCATACTATAAGGAAAAGCTGAAAGAGAAAGAAGACTTATTAGCATTAGCTAATGAGAAAAACTCTGAGAGAAGTAAGCGTGATAGTAAAGCTACTCCTACTAATGAGTCAATGCTTTCAGCATCAGAAACTATAGAGGAAAATCAGAAGAAGCCAAATGCTTATATGGTAGAAAAACAATTAGCTGAGGTAGAAGCTGAAATTGCTCGTTTAGAGGCGACGATGAAGATGTATGAAGTGCAATTAGCGAATCCTGTAGTTCAGCAAGATTTAGATGAAATGTCTAAAATTTCCATACAAATTGAAGAGACTCAAACTGAGTTGGATTCATTATATGAGAAGTGGGAACGGCTATGTGAATAG
- a CDS encoding polysaccharide biosynthesis protein, protein MRSYLLPSILFITDIVTIVIVAFISLFIRFDGHIEPQYINQMVDALPLLLISYMLMFLIMHLYTRIWRYAGMREVLAVFVATTIGTALFYSSMFVFGKSLPRSVYFITWFLTTGAVGMGRMLLHYVALHYSSGDDGESGQVNTLIIGAGDAGATIAREIERYHKRSRRVIGYVDDDMFKHNRLMNGFRILGNREDIPALVAKYKVEEIIIAMPSVKRDIIQEIMEICSPLKCKINILPGMYQLLDDEVLVSHLHPVSIEDLLERDEIQLDTSKVETYLKDKVVLVTGAGGSIGSEICRQVLRVKPKKLLLLGHGENSIYLIHQELRNIAPQDTLVPIIADIRDKNQLEQIFKNYNPDVVFHAAAHKHVPLMEIQPIAAVLNNIYGTRNVADVAGAHGVDRFVMISTDKAVNPTSVMGATKRVAEKVVLGMNHIYDTKFITVRFGNVLGSRGSVIPLFRKQIEAGGPVTVTDPEMTRYFMTIPEASQLVLQAGAMGNGGEVFLLDMGEPVKIVDLAKNMIRLSGFEPNKDIRIEFTGLRPGEKLYEELLTAGEGTNTTTHKKIFEAALEDVDQEWLSREIERFDTCKTDIDVINVLQDIIPTYDPNHNV, encoded by the coding sequence TTGCGTTCATATTTATTACCATCCATATTGTTTATTACCGATATTGTGACGATTGTAATCGTTGCTTTTATCAGTCTTTTTATTCGATTTGATGGACACATAGAACCTCAATATATTAATCAAATGGTGGATGCACTTCCGTTATTACTTATTTCGTATATGTTGATGTTCTTGATAATGCATTTATATACACGTATTTGGCGCTATGCAGGGATGCGAGAGGTATTAGCAGTATTTGTAGCGACTACAATTGGTACGGCTTTATTCTATTCCTCTATGTTTGTATTTGGTAAGTCATTACCACGTTCCGTCTATTTTATTACATGGTTCCTCACTACAGGTGCTGTTGGTATGGGACGTATGTTGCTTCATTATGTGGCACTTCACTATAGCAGTGGGGACGATGGTGAAAGTGGCCAAGTGAATACATTGATCATAGGAGCCGGTGATGCAGGTGCAACTATAGCTCGTGAAATTGAACGATATCATAAGCGTTCTCGTCGAGTGATTGGTTATGTTGATGATGACATGTTTAAACATAATCGTCTTATGAATGGTTTTAGAATTCTCGGTAATCGTGAAGATATTCCAGCATTAGTCGCTAAATATAAGGTAGAAGAAATTATTATTGCCATGCCTTCCGTGAAGCGAGATATTATTCAAGAAATCATGGAAATCTGTTCTCCTTTAAAATGTAAAATCAATATTTTACCGGGGATGTATCAATTACTTGATGATGAAGTTCTTGTATCTCATTTACATCCTGTTTCAATCGAGGACTTGTTGGAGCGTGATGAGATTCAGCTCGACACGTCCAAGGTTGAAACATATCTTAAGGATAAAGTGGTTTTAGTTACTGGTGCAGGGGGATCTATTGGTTCTGAAATTTGTCGTCAAGTTTTACGTGTAAAGCCTAAAAAGCTATTGCTTCTAGGTCATGGTGAAAATAGTATTTATCTTATTCATCAAGAATTGCGCAATATTGCGCCCCAAGATACCTTGGTTCCAATCATTGCAGATATTCGCGATAAGAATCAATTAGAACAAATTTTCAAAAACTATAATCCTGATGTAGTATTTCATGCGGCAGCTCACAAACATGTGCCTCTTATGGAAATCCAGCCAATTGCTGCGGTATTAAATAATATTTATGGTACTCGTAATGTTGCGGATGTAGCCGGAGCTCATGGGGTAGATCGATTTGTTATGATTTCCACGGATAAAGCGGTGAATCCAACTAGCGTTATGGGCGCTACAAAACGGGTTGCTGAAAAAGTTGTACTTGGTATGAATCACATATATGATACTAAGTTTATAACAGTTCGTTTTGGTAATGTACTTGGTAGCCGTGGTTCGGTTATTCCTTTATTCCGTAAACAAATTGAAGCAGGTGGTCCTGTAACCGTTACAGATCCAGAAATGACACGTTATTTCATGACTATTCCTGAAGCCAGTCAATTAGTACTTCAAGCTGGTGCCATGGGGAATGGAGGAGAAGTGTTCCTTTTGGACATGGGTGAACCGGTTAAAATTGTCGATTTGGCTAAGAATATGATTCGCCTTTCTGGCTTTGAGCCTAATAAAGATATTCGTATTGAATTTACTGGCTTACGTCCAGGTGAAAAGTTATATGAAGAACTATTAACTGCCGGAGAAGGTACGAATACTACTACGCATAAGAAAATTTTTGAAGCAGCTCTAGAAGATGTTGATCAAGAATGGCTGAGTCGTGAAATAGAGCGCTTTGATACATGTAAAACCGATATAGATGTGATTAATGTATTGCAGGATATCATTCCTACATACGATCCAAATCATAATGTATAG